TCGGCCCCGGCGTCGGCGTCGGCATCATCTTCGGTAACGGCACCCAGGCCCTGGCCCGTCAGCCCGAAGCGGCCGGCCTGATCCGCGCCAACCAGATCCTCGGCTTCGCCTTCTGTGAGGCGCTCGCCCTCATCGGCCTGGTCATGCCGTTCGTCTACGGCAAGTAATCGACGGCCGATCAGCGACAGCCCACTAGACGAAAGGCACTGATATGAGCCCGATGCTCATTCTGGCGGCCGAGGAGATGGAGAATCCTCTCGTCCCGCCGATCCCCGAGCTCGTCATCGGCCTGATCGCCTTCGTCATCGTCTTCGGCTTCCTCGCCTGGAAGCTTCTTCCGAACATCAACAAGGTTCTGGAGCAGCGTCGCGAGGCCATCGAGGGCGGTATCGAGAAGGCCGAGGCCGCGCAGACCGAGGCCCAGAGCGTCCTTGAGCAGTACAAGGCCCAGCTCGCCGAGGCCCGCCACGAGGCCGCGCGCCTGCGCCAGGAGGCACAGGAGCAGGGCGCCACGCTCATCGCCGAGATGCGCGCGGAAGGCCAGCGGCAGCGCGAGGAGATCGTCGCCGCCGGTCACACGCAGATCGCGGCCGACCGCAAGGCCGCCGCGTCCGCGCTGCGCCAGGACGTCGGCAAGCTCGCCACCGAGCTGGCCGGCAAGCTCGTCGGCGAGTCCCTCGAGGACCACGCCAGGCAGAGCCGGGTCATCGACCGCTTCCTCGACGAACTCGACGAGAAGGCGACGAAGGCCGAGGCCACCCGATGAACGGCGCGAGCCGCGAGGCCCTGGCCGCCGCACGCGAGCGTCTGGACGCGCTGACGGACTCCACGTCCGTCGACGCCGGTACGCTCGCCGGCGACCTGGCCGCCGTCACCGCGCTGCTCCACCGCGAGGTGTCCCTGCGTCGGGTCCTCACCGACCCGGCGCAGGCCGGCGAGGCCAAGGCCGACCTGGTCAGGCGGCTGCTCGGCAGCCAGGTCGGCGGGCCCGCCCTCGACCTGGTCTCCGGCCTGGTGC
The sequence above is a segment of the Streptomyces griseoviridis genome. Coding sequences within it:
- the atpE gene encoding ATP synthase F0 subunit C is translated as MSQTLAAVSGSLGSIGYGLAAIGPGVGVGIIFGNGTQALARQPEAAGLIRANQILGFAFCEALALIGLVMPFVYGK
- a CDS encoding F0F1 ATP synthase subunit B yields the protein MSPMLILAAEEMENPLVPPIPELVIGLIAFVIVFGFLAWKLLPNINKVLEQRREAIEGGIEKAEAAQTEAQSVLEQYKAQLAEARHEAARLRQEAQEQGATLIAEMRAEGQRQREEIVAAGHTQIAADRKAAASALRQDVGKLATELAGKLVGESLEDHARQSRVIDRFLDELDEKATKAEATR